One Camelus ferus isolate YT-003-E chromosome 21, BCGSAC_Cfer_1.0, whole genome shotgun sequence genomic region harbors:
- the PCP4L1 gene encoding Purkinje cell protein 4-like protein 1 isoform X2: MSELNTKTSPATNQAPGPEEKGKAGNAKKAEEEEEIDIDLTAPETEKAALAIQGKFRRFQKRKKDPSS; encoded by the exons cttaACACCAAAACATCCCCAGCAACCAACCAGGCACCTGGCCCAGAAGAAAAAG GGAAAGCTGGCAATGCCAagaaggctgaggaggaggaggagattgaCATTGATCTGACGGCACCAGAAACAGAGAAGGCTGCCCTTGCCATTCAGGGCAAGTTCCGGCGAttccagaaaaggaagaaggatcCCAGCTCCTGA
- the PCP4L1 gene encoding Purkinje cell protein 4-like protein 1 isoform X1 encodes MSEHPFLVSPATSHKFKRNGTGNPWVVRPQLSHGSIPGLTPKHPQQPTRHLAQKKKGKLAMPRRLRRRRRLTLI; translated from the exons caccCTTTTCTGGTCTCCCCAGCGACATCTCATAAATTTAAACGAAATGGAACTGGGAACCCCTGGGTGGTCAGACCACAGCTGAGCCATGGCTCCATTCCAGG cttaACACCAAAACATCCCCAGCAACCAACCAGGCACCTGGCCCAGAAGAAAAAG GGAAAGCTGGCAATGCCAagaaggctgaggaggaggaggagattgaCATTGATCTGA